The following are encoded together in the Bactrocera neohumeralis isolate Rockhampton chromosome 6, APGP_CSIRO_Bneo_wtdbg2-racon-allhic-juicebox.fasta_v2, whole genome shotgun sequence genome:
- the LOC126761253 gene encoding trypsin alpha-3-like, whose protein sequence is MCQFSGQLVMQLILCLAFGHIYGQQMFERIVGGSSVMQKKYPYYVRLHYRGEFNCGGSLVRNNAVLTAAHCVKDPSGKDLSVEALSVHADTINLGDTGVVRTIKYALVPEVYDAKTLNYDVAVLILSSAIPSASLSVIPLDKSAVAAGTRCLVIGHGDTEEKTPVFSRQLQEIQVPVVSRAVCQREYYGIRVITQYMMCASEPGKKDSCTGDSGGPMICNGKQAGIVSWGEGCGRVEYPGVYTDISKVYGFIENTLKMYP, encoded by the coding sequence ATGTGTCAATTTAGTGGACAATTAGTTATGCAATTAATATTATGTTTGGCATTTGGCCATATTTATGGCCAACAAATGTTCGAGCGTATTGTTGGCGGGAGTTCGgtgatgcaaaaaaaatatccatATTATGTGCGTCTGCACTATCGGGGAGAGTTCAATTGCGGCGGTTCGTTGGTGCGGAATAATGCTGTACTCACGGCAGCACACTGTGTGAAGGACCCCAGTGGGAAGGACCTCAGTGTGGAGGCACTGAGCGTACACGCGGACACCATAAATTTGGGCGACACTGGAGTGGTGAGAACGATCAAGTACGCGCTGGTTCCAGAAGTATACGATGCGAAGACACTAAATTATGATGTAGCGGTGTTGATACTCTCCTCTGCCATACCGAGTGCAAGTTTATCGGTGATACCATTGGATAAGAGCGCGGTCGCTGCCGGTACGAGGTGCCTAGTTATTGGTCATGGGGACACCGAAGAAAAGACGCCGGTCTTCTCACGACAATTACAAGAGATCCAAGTACCTGTCGTGAGTCGGGCAGTTTGTCAGCGCGAATATTACGGTATCCGCGTTATTACACAATATATGATGTGCGCTTCGGAACCGGGCAAAAAGGATTCGTGTACGGGTGATTCTGGCGGTCCGATGATATGCAATGGTAAACAGGCTGGCATTGTTTCGTGGGGTGAGGGTTGTGGGCGTGTCGAATATCCGGGCGTTTACACAGATATAAGCAAGGTGTATGGTTTCATTGAAAACACACTTAAAATGTATCCGTAA